The DNA region GAAACCGATCCTGCCAGTGCATCAAGTGCAGGTGAGCACGAGCCCTATGCCGCTGACTAAGCGACTTTCTGAACCAGGCATCTTCTGCAGATGCTGGAACTGATGCGCTTAACTCTTTGATTTCGTTTTGGGTAAGGCCAAGATCGGATTAGGCTAGGAGCGATTTAAGCCTGGTCACGAAGCAGCTAACTCTACTTATGGGTTGCACCACCCTAAGGACACATTACATGAAAGGGTTTGCAAAGGTATCACAGCTCGTGAGTCATTTATTTACTGATCACCTTAGGAGGACACTCCACTCTACTTCCTGTACCACATCTGCAGCGTCCTCATGCGCTTGACCTTCTTCTGCAGCTGCAGGATTCCGTATATCAGAGCCTCCGCGGTGGGCGGACAGCCGGGCACGTAGATGTCCACCGGCACAATGCGATCGCAGCCGCGTACCACCGAGTAGGAGTAGTGGTAGTAGCCACCACCATTGGCGCAACTGCCCATGGAGATGACCCATCTGGGCTCCGGCATCTGGTCGTACACCTTGCGAAAGGCCGGCGCCATTTTGTTGGTCAGGGTGCCGGCCACGATGAGCACGTCCGCCTGGCGCGGAGATGCCCGGAACACCACTCCGTAGCGATCCATGTCGTAGCGCGGAGCCGCAATGTGCATCATTTCGACGGCACAGCAGGCGAGGCCAAAGGTCAGCGGCCACAGCGAGCCCTTGCGACCCCAGTTGAGGAGGTCATCCAACCGGGCACAGGTCCACTCGCCCCAGGTCTTCTGGTCCCTTCCGAAGGCCGAGTAGCCCCACTTGGGCGGATTTGGGCAACGGTAATCGTACACCGGCATGGTCTTCTGGCCACGAAGCCACTGGGCTTGCAGCACTCCACTGCGAGGCAGCAGCCGCTTGCCAGGATTCCTGGCCAATATCAGGACACTTAACATCCTGCAGAgacttaatttgattttcagcTGTGGCAGTGAGTGAAA from Drosophila santomea strain STO CAGO 1482 chromosome 3R, Prin_Dsan_1.1, whole genome shotgun sequence includes:
- the LOC120452123 gene encoding NADH-quinone oxidoreductase subunit B 2 translates to MLSVLILARNPGKRLLPRSGVLQAQWLRGQKTMPVYDYRCPNPPKWGYSAFGRDQKTWGEWTCARLDDLLNWGRKGSLWPLTFGLACCAVEMMHIAAPRYDMDRYGVVFRASPRQADVLIVAGTLTNKMAPAFRKVYDQMPEPRWVISMGSCANGGGYYHYSYSVVRGCDRIVPVDIYVPGCPPTAEALIYGILQLQKKVKRMRTLQMWYRK